The following are encoded in a window of Haloarcula laminariae genomic DNA:
- the lrp gene encoding HTH-type transcriptional regulator Lrp, with the protein MVDDIDRQVVNALLRDGRASARDVAAETGVAATTVSRRMDQLVETGIIEEYTARVDYEALGYDVTAVFQLSVDGSGLETVTERLRDLDNMVAVYEVTGSHDIVAVGKFRDTEEMNAHIKELLTDPDIRTASTSVVLNTVREHEQFPVDDTGE; encoded by the coding sequence ATGGTCGACGATATCGACAGACAGGTGGTGAACGCCCTACTCCGCGACGGTCGGGCGAGTGCCCGCGATGTCGCCGCCGAGACCGGTGTCGCCGCGACGACGGTGTCGCGACGGATGGACCAGCTGGTCGAGACCGGTATCATCGAGGAGTACACCGCTCGCGTCGACTACGAGGCACTGGGGTACGACGTGACTGCCGTCTTCCAGCTGTCGGTCGATGGCAGCGGGCTCGAGACGGTGACCGAGCGGCTCCGCGACCTCGACAACATGGTCGCGGTGTACGAGGTGACCGGTAGCCACGACATCGTCGCCGTCGGGAAGTTCCGAGACACCGAGGAGATGAACGCACACATCAAGGAACTGCTGACCGACCCGGACATCCGTACCGCCTCTACGTCGGTGGTGCTGAACACGGTCCGCGAACACGAACAGTTCCCGGTCGACGACACCGGCGAGTAA
- a CDS encoding P-II family nitrogen regulator, producing MTETDESEIKMVMAMIRPDKLGDVKQALAEVGAPSLTVTNVSGRGSQPAKKGQWRGEEYVVDLHQKVKIETVVADIPADDVVEAIADGAHTGEKGDGKIFVLPVDDAYQVRTGKTGPEAV from the coding sequence ATGACTGAAACTGACGAATCCGAAATCAAGATGGTAATGGCAATGATTCGGCCGGACAAACTCGGCGACGTGAAGCAGGCGCTGGCGGAGGTCGGCGCGCCCTCGCTGACAGTGACCAACGTCTCCGGGCGGGGCTCCCAGCCCGCCAAGAAGGGGCAGTGGCGCGGCGAGGAGTACGTCGTCGACCTCCACCAGAAGGTCAAAATCGAGACGGTCGTCGCGGACATCCCCGCCGACGACGTGGTCGAAGCCATCGCCGACGGCGCTCACACGGGCGAGAAAGGCGACGGGAAGATATTCGTCCTCCCGGTCGACGACGCCTACCAGGTCCGAACAGGGAAGACCGGTCCCGAGGCAGTCTGA
- a CDS encoding ammonium transporter, with product MVLEPLQTAELETLVTGVNLLWVLVVTFLIFFMHAGFAMLEAGQVRSKNVANQLTKNLLTWSVGVTVFFLIGAGFSSLVGGGGFVPAFQTSDPNSWVSWLFGAVFAMTAATIVSGAVAGRAKLRAYVTYTFLLAAVIYPFVTGITWSGAYISYGGEAFHDFAGGMIVHGMGGIAGLTAAYVLGPRMGRYNDDGSANVIPGHSLTFAVLGTLILAFGWYGFNVGTAATVFALNDAGELTLGAFATVGRVAMTTTIAMACGAIGAAAVAWARTGKVDTLYVANGLLAGLVGITAIPDTTTWWGAFLVGGLAGAQLPIVFSFVEKRLKIDDVCAVFPVHGSAGVLGTLMFPFVAVPSAVDSVANAFIAQLIGVAAIAAWTIVATAAVWAVLKAIGQARVTPEHEQEGLDVSEHGVETYPEFGSGDSVVADGGMMTEDVRTDGGSNDD from the coding sequence ATGGTACTCGAACCACTGCAAACGGCGGAACTCGAAACGCTCGTCACGGGAGTGAACCTCCTGTGGGTCCTAGTCGTAACGTTCCTGATCTTCTTCATGCACGCCGGCTTCGCCATGCTCGAGGCGGGGCAGGTGCGCTCGAAGAACGTCGCGAACCAGCTCACGAAGAACCTGCTCACCTGGTCGGTCGGGGTGACGGTGTTCTTCCTCATCGGCGCCGGCTTCTCGTCGCTGGTCGGCGGGGGCGGCTTCGTCCCGGCCTTCCAGACCTCCGACCCCAACAGCTGGGTCAGCTGGCTGTTCGGCGCCGTCTTCGCGATGACGGCGGCGACCATCGTCTCCGGGGCCGTCGCCGGCCGCGCGAAGCTCCGCGCGTACGTGACCTACACGTTCCTGCTGGCCGCGGTCATCTACCCGTTCGTGACGGGTATCACGTGGTCCGGCGCGTACATCAGCTACGGCGGCGAGGCGTTCCACGACTTCGCCGGCGGGATGATCGTCCACGGCATGGGCGGCATCGCCGGCCTCACCGCCGCCTACGTCCTCGGGCCGCGCATGGGCCGGTACAACGATGACGGGAGCGCGAACGTCATCCCCGGTCACTCGCTGACCTTCGCCGTGCTGGGGACGCTCATCCTCGCGTTCGGCTGGTACGGCTTCAACGTCGGGACCGCCGCGACGGTGTTCGCGCTGAACGACGCGGGTGAACTTACGCTCGGGGCCTTCGCCACTGTCGGTCGCGTCGCCATGACGACGACCATCGCGATGGCCTGCGGTGCCATCGGCGCCGCCGCCGTCGCCTGGGCCCGAACCGGCAAGGTCGACACCCTCTACGTCGCAAACGGGCTGCTGGCCGGGCTGGTCGGCATCACCGCGATTCCGGACACCACCACCTGGTGGGGCGCGTTCCTCGTCGGCGGGCTGGCCGGCGCGCAGCTCCCCATCGTCTTCAGCTTCGTCGAGAAGCGCCTCAAGATCGACGACGTCTGTGCCGTCTTCCCGGTCCACGGGAGCGCCGGCGTGCTCGGGACGCTCATGTTCCCCTTCGTCGCCGTGCCAAGCGCCGTCGATTCCGTCGCGAACGCCTTCATCGCCCAGCTCATCGGCGTCGCCGCTATCGCCGCCTGGACGATTGTCGCGACCGCTGCGGTCTGGGCAGTGCTCAAGGCCATCGGCCAGGCCCGAGTCACGCCCGAACACGAACAGGAAGGGCTCGACGTCAGCGAACACGGCGTCGAGACGTACCCCGAATTCGGCTCCGGTGACAGCGTCGTCGCCGACGGTGGTATGATGACTGAAGACGTGCGAACTGACGGAGGTTCCAACGATGACTGA
- a CDS encoding methyl-accepting chemotaxis protein, producing the protein MDGTVADDTVESNDERTVANAQGALDVVQTASVTVDEELAAIDQRASEQASDAAWVVEEISTLSATIEEIAATSREVSEQSEQAATEAAEGREAAAAAIDTMSDVQAVSSAVAQEVESLRERIDRIADALAGIDRIADQTNMLALNASIEAARSDGDADGFAVVADEIKQLASESQQQAEEIEEALSAVRTATDETVSELETAAEEIESGADQVADAMASLDAVADTVEETADGITSVSDATDEQAATSEAIAERCETLSERATAIDDDLASIRGARSEQTAMLGEIDGLLDDIDADRRAGLAERPRLATGIPGLDDCCGGGLVVGGQAVLRYGPEADVDGALAQLCATAVAAGTGVSLMPTPTLDRETLASAFGGTDRSLADALSDDRLFVLDAFGTWRDEYNVFDIERRSLASVNETTVERRTAPLLVVGNIEGEVATVGEQAAREARYENDDGVFAAEDTVLNVVADDAVPETLSAFYVGSADQTLTLARADGQLSVELDAGSVGADGTRRPASTVPEPPFLRVEAQ; encoded by the coding sequence ATGGATGGAACTGTTGCCGACGATACGGTAGAGTCGAACGACGAGCGAACTGTCGCGAACGCACAGGGCGCACTCGACGTGGTACAGACCGCCTCGGTGACCGTCGACGAGGAGCTTGCGGCTATCGACCAGCGGGCGAGCGAGCAGGCGAGCGACGCGGCGTGGGTCGTCGAGGAGATATCCACGCTCTCGGCGACCATCGAGGAGATAGCGGCGACCAGCCGGGAGGTCAGCGAGCAGAGCGAGCAGGCGGCCACGGAGGCCGCCGAGGGCCGGGAAGCGGCGGCAGCGGCGATAGATACCATGTCGGACGTGCAGGCGGTAAGCAGTGCCGTCGCCCAGGAGGTCGAGTCGCTCCGGGAGCGTATCGACCGCATCGCCGACGCGCTGGCCGGTATCGACCGCATCGCCGACCAGACGAACATGCTGGCGCTGAACGCCTCGATCGAGGCCGCCCGGAGCGACGGCGACGCCGACGGCTTCGCCGTCGTCGCCGACGAGATCAAACAGCTCGCAAGCGAGTCCCAGCAGCAGGCCGAGGAGATAGAGGAGGCGCTGTCGGCCGTCCGGACGGCGACCGACGAGACGGTCTCGGAGCTGGAGACCGCCGCCGAGGAGATAGAGAGCGGCGCCGACCAGGTCGCGGACGCGATGGCGAGCCTCGACGCGGTCGCCGACACCGTCGAGGAGACCGCGGACGGCATCACCAGCGTCTCCGACGCGACCGACGAGCAGGCCGCCACCAGCGAGGCCATCGCGGAGCGCTGTGAGACGCTGTCCGAGCGCGCGACCGCCATCGACGACGACCTCGCCTCGATACGTGGGGCCCGCTCCGAGCAGACGGCGATGCTCGGGGAAATCGACGGGCTGCTCGACGATATCGACGCCGACCGCCGCGCCGGGCTGGCCGAGCGCCCGCGGCTGGCGACCGGTATCCCCGGGCTCGACGACTGCTGTGGCGGCGGGCTTGTCGTCGGGGGGCAGGCGGTGCTGCGGTACGGCCCCGAGGCGGACGTCGACGGGGCGCTCGCACAGCTCTGTGCGACGGCCGTCGCCGCCGGCACCGGCGTGTCGCTGATGCCGACGCCGACCCTCGACAGGGAGACGCTGGCGAGCGCGTTCGGGGGGACCGACCGCTCGCTGGCCGACGCGCTGTCCGACGACCGCCTGTTCGTCCTCGACGCCTTCGGGACGTGGCGCGACGAGTACAACGTCTTCGACATCGAGCGCCGGTCGCTGGCGTCGGTCAACGAGACGACCGTCGAGCGGCGGACCGCCCCGCTGCTGGTCGTCGGCAACATCGAGGGGGAGGTCGCCACCGTCGGCGAACAGGCCGCACGGGAGGCGCGCTACGAGAACGACGACGGCGTCTTCGCGGCCGAGGACACCGTGCTCAACGTCGTCGCCGACGACGCCGTCCCGGAGACGCTGTCGGCCTTTTACGTCGGGTCGGCCGACCAGACGCTCACGCTCGCCCGGGCGGACGGGCAGCTGTCGGTCGAACTCGACGCGGGGTCGGTCGGAGCGGACGGCACCAGACGGCCGGCCTCGACCGTCCCCGAGCCGCCGTTCCTCCGCGTCGAGGCGCAGTGA
- a CDS encoding sensor histidine kinase, whose protein sequence is MFGVDGAGTIGFATESFASRLDTTPARLAGTRFGAVVAPDSDDPLADVETLRGRPAGETRRCRAFVRRGEEPVAATFEFAATEGRQVVGTVRERTEQYRHLFEQSHDAIVLFEIVDRCPVVRAVNAAFVTTFGYGRSDIVGESLNEFIVPDERWNEATDYDRRTAAGKTNHAVVSRKTVDGRREFVYRGLTYTTADDRRYGFAIYSDVTDDRRRRRRLQVLHRVLRHNIRNDLSVVIGTADYIERASGEANHREAAARILTAAERIASISEQARAVEVALSNRSDRAIDAAEVVRSVVETYDGIRTTAPTAAPVTGGVAVYSAVENLVENAVAHTPEGTAVRVTVADEGDEWRIRIADEGPGIPAIERGAVFDDEDITTLSHGTGLGLWLARWVAESAGGALRYDRDDGWTVVTLVLPRADDSDDVLSPHSVEFDPNATY, encoded by the coding sequence ATGTTCGGCGTCGACGGGGCGGGCACCATCGGCTTCGCGACCGAGTCGTTCGCGTCGCGGCTGGACACGACGCCGGCCCGCCTCGCGGGGACGCGGTTCGGGGCCGTCGTGGCGCCGGACAGCGACGACCCGCTCGCCGACGTCGAGACGCTGCGCGGGCGGCCGGCCGGCGAGACGCGGCGCTGTCGGGCGTTCGTCCGCCGGGGCGAAGAGCCGGTCGCGGCGACCTTCGAGTTCGCCGCCACCGAGGGACGGCAGGTCGTCGGCACCGTCCGGGAACGGACCGAGCAGTACCGACACCTCTTCGAGCAGAGCCACGACGCCATCGTGCTGTTCGAGATAGTCGACCGGTGTCCGGTCGTCCGCGCCGTCAACGCCGCCTTCGTCACGACGTTCGGGTACGGCCGCAGCGACATCGTCGGGGAGTCGCTCAACGAGTTCATCGTCCCGGACGAGCGCTGGAACGAGGCGACCGACTACGACCGGCGGACCGCCGCCGGCAAGACGAACCACGCCGTCGTCAGCCGGAAGACCGTCGACGGCCGCCGGGAGTTCGTCTACCGCGGACTCACCTACACGACGGCCGACGACCGCCGGTACGGCTTCGCCATCTACAGCGACGTGACCGACGACCGCCGTCGCCGCCGTCGGCTACAGGTGCTGCACCGGGTGTTGCGCCACAACATCAGAAACGACCTCTCGGTGGTCATCGGGACGGCCGACTACATCGAGCGGGCGAGCGGCGAGGCGAACCACCGCGAGGCCGCCGCGCGCATACTCACCGCCGCCGAGCGAATCGCCTCCATCAGCGAGCAGGCCCGCGCCGTCGAAGTCGCGCTGTCGAATCGGTCCGACAGGGCGATAGACGCCGCGGAAGTGGTCCGGTCGGTCGTCGAGACCTACGACGGCATCCGGACGACCGCGCCGACGGCCGCGCCGGTCACCGGCGGGGTGGCGGTGTACAGCGCCGTCGAGAACCTCGTCGAGAACGCCGTGGCCCACACCCCCGAGGGGACGGCCGTGCGGGTGACCGTCGCCGACGAGGGCGACGAGTGGCGCATCCGAATCGCCGACGAGGGACCGGGAATCCCGGCCATCGAGCGGGGCGCGGTCTTCGACGACGAGGACATCACGACGCTCAGCCACGGCACCGGGCTGGGGCTCTGGCTGGCCCGCTGGGTCGCCGAGTCGGCCGGCGGTGCGCTCCGGTACGACCGCGACGACGGCTGGACGGTCGTGACGCTGGTGCTCCCGCGGGCCGACGATAGCGACGACGTGCTCAGCCCGCACAGCGTCGAGTTCGACCCGAACGCGACGTACTGA
- the hemB gene encoding porphobilinogen synthase: MDMTRRPRRLRTDGVRPLVRETEVSASDLIAPVFVDATADERVPIETMPGHERVPVEESVARVEEVIETGVEAVMVFGIPESKDERGSRAWAEDGVVQDAVRRITDSTDAYVITDVCLCEYTSHGHCGLLEEDAQDDPDLTVRNDETLDLLGDIAVSHARAGADMVAPSGMLDGMVGAIREALDADGHSEVPIMSYAAKFESAFYGPFRDAADGAPAFGDRRHYQMDPANAREARREVELDVSQGADVLMVKPALPYLDVVAQVREDYDHPVAAYNVSGEYAMLHAAAEKGWLQLDEVAYESLLSIKRAGADLILTYFAEDIADRL, translated from the coding sequence ATGGATATGACGCGTCGCCCACGCCGGCTCCGGACCGACGGCGTGCGGCCCCTGGTGCGGGAGACGGAGGTATCGGCGTCGGACCTGATAGCCCCGGTGTTCGTGGACGCGACGGCCGACGAGCGGGTCCCCATCGAGACGATGCCGGGCCACGAACGGGTGCCGGTCGAGGAGAGCGTCGCCCGCGTCGAGGAGGTCATAGAGACGGGCGTCGAGGCCGTCATGGTCTTCGGCATCCCCGAGTCGAAAGACGAGCGGGGCTCGCGGGCCTGGGCCGAGGACGGCGTCGTCCAGGATGCGGTCCGTCGAATCACCGACTCGACCGACGCCTACGTCATCACGGACGTCTGCCTCTGTGAGTACACCAGCCACGGCCACTGCGGACTGCTGGAGGAAGACGCACAGGACGACCCCGACCTGACCGTTCGCAACGACGAGACCCTCGACCTGCTCGGGGACATCGCGGTGAGTCACGCACGCGCGGGGGCGGACATGGTCGCTCCCTCCGGGATGCTAGACGGGATGGTCGGCGCCATCCGCGAGGCGCTCGACGCCGACGGCCACAGCGAGGTGCCTATCATGAGCTACGCCGCGAAGTTCGAGTCGGCCTTCTACGGCCCCTTCCGGGACGCCGCCGACGGCGCGCCCGCCTTCGGCGACCGGCGCCACTACCAGATGGACCCCGCCAACGCGCGGGAGGCCCGCCGCGAGGTTGAACTCGACGTTTCCCAGGGCGCGGACGTGCTGATGGTCAAGCCCGCCCTGCCGTACCTCGACGTGGTCGCCCAGGTCCGCGAGGACTACGACCACCCCGTGGCCGCCTACAACGTCTCCGGGGAGTACGCCATGCTACACGCCGCCGCCGAGAAGGGGTGGCTGCAACTCGACGAGGTGGCCTACGAGTCACTGCTCTCCATCAAGCGGGCCGGGGCCGACCTCATCCTCACCTACTTCGCCGAGGACATCGCCGACCGGCTGTAA
- a CDS encoding DedA family protein: MVPDSPAATARGPVRAAVEDYGLLVVAGLFAALGVAGIALYVADPGAAESLLERYGLVALLFAFVLEGAMLLYFAPSEALVPAAVTVLAQRGEGYHLPTVLAILLVAVVGATVGQTTLFLLAKRGGREWLLERPWFRVDEARLDRFGEAFDTYGVLAVPASNTLLFTRGMLTVPAGIAGMTTRRFVALSALGTLSFELLLAGAAMGVLELL, translated from the coding sequence ATGGTACCCGACAGCCCGGCGGCCACCGCCCGGGGCCCGGTCAGAGCGGCCGTCGAGGACTACGGCCTGCTGGTCGTCGCCGGCCTCTTCGCCGCTCTGGGCGTCGCCGGTATCGCGCTGTACGTCGCCGACCCGGGCGCCGCCGAGTCGCTGTTGGAACGGTACGGGCTGGTGGCGCTGCTGTTTGCCTTCGTCCTCGAAGGCGCGATGTTGCTGTATTTCGCGCCCAGCGAGGCGCTCGTCCCGGCGGCGGTCACGGTCCTCGCCCAGCGGGGCGAGGGGTACCACCTCCCGACGGTCCTCGCCATTCTGCTGGTGGCCGTCGTCGGCGCTACCGTCGGCCAGACCACGCTGTTCCTGCTGGCGAAGCGGGGCGGTCGGGAGTGGCTGCTGGAGCGCCCGTGGTTCCGGGTCGACGAAGCGCGACTCGACCGCTTCGGCGAGGCCTTCGACACCTACGGTGTGCTCGCTGTCCCCGCGAGCAACACGCTGCTTTTCACCCGCGGCATGTTGACCGTGCCCGCGGGGATTGCGGGCATGACGACCCGCCGCTTCGTCGCCCTCTCGGCGCTGGGAACCCTCTCGTTCGAGCTGTTGCTCGCGGGGGCCGCGATGGGCGTTCTCGAACTGCTCTAG